GTCCTGGCCCTATGGTAAATTAGATTGTGGCGCAATCGACCGAACCTGCTCTCCCCGCTTTTGGAAAAGAGGGTGATCTTCCGCGCGGAATTTATCCGTGCGACCTTGCAAGAAACACTGCGCCTTTGGGAAGGGCTCGTGGCAACGGGTCGCTGTGGCTGCGCATTTGCGGCGCGTCGAGACCAACCCTCAAAACTTTCACAGCGCCGTTTCCGGTTTCTTAGCAGAGATCGACCGCATGCAGCTTGAGGTGAGGGAATACCTGAGCATTCATCCCACCGAAGTGTCATCGAGCAGTCCCTCGTGATTACGAACTACCACTTTGAACCTGTCATGAGGACGTACCGAGCCACGTGACGAGTGCGCCAACGAATTCGCGGCAACGCCTTCAGCGATCACGGCAGCGGACTATTCGGCAATTGTTTCTTCACCTGCGGGATCACCTCCGCGCCGAAGCGCTGGAGGGTTTCCGTGATAAACTTCGGGTCCATGCCGGGAAAATCGACCATGAACCACATGACCTCGGCTTGAAATTCTTGGTGATACGCCAGCACCTGTTCGACCACTTCGCTGGGGCTGCCGACGACTAAGCGATCGCGTTTCAGTTCCTCAAACTTCAAATCATATTTCTCGCCGGGCTGGCCCCATTGTTGGTAGCGCAAGTAGCGCCGCTCGTAGCCGTCGCGGATGCGCTCCTCGGCTTCGCGCGTGCTATCGGCGATGCAGAGGTCGCGGAAGATATATAACCCTTTGAACGGTCGCCCCTGTTTTTCCAGCGCGGTTTTGTAAACCGGCAAAGCCTCGCGCAGAAAAGTCTTCGTGTGGCGCCGGCTGGCGATCCAATGGTCGGCGACTTCCGGCACTCTGCCGACGGTTTTCAAAGTATCGGCACCGAGCAAGATCGGCGGGCACGGCCGCTGCAGCGGCCGCGGCTGCGAATTGACTTTGTCGAGCTGATAATATTTTCCTTGGAACGAGACCGTCTCACCGCTCCAGAGCCGGCGCAGTACTTCAACCCCTTCGACCAATCGGCCACGCCGCTCGTGCAGATCGACACCAAAGGATTTGAATTCGTTTTCCCGATAGCCTTGGCCGACCCCCAACAACACTTTACCGCCGCAAAGATTGTCGAGGGTGGCGATATACTCCGCCACCATCACCGGTGGATGCAACGGTAAAATCAGAATCGACGTCCCGAGATACATGCCCGGCACCTGGGGCGCCAGATAAGAGAGCAGCGGAATCGATTGTAGGATCGCCGCATCGGGCCCGCAGAGATAATGCTGCGCGACGAACAACGCTTCAAAGTTATTCTTGTGCGCGACGATTGCCCGCTCGGTGGTTTGCCGACAAACCTCAACTGGATCGACGTCCGATGGATAACTGCCAAACTCAAGACCAAAGCGCATGTAGAGCCCCCTACTCGGAACGCAGAGAAACTAACCACAAAGGGCACATAATCAACTCTCTGGAAATTGTTTTTTGTGTTCTTTGTGCTCTTTGTGGTTAAATCCTCTTCGCGTTTTCACTTCCATGAGTAACACGGGCCCAATTTCTAGTACAACGATCGTTGGCCGGCTGGCGCCGAGTCCGACGGGCCATTTGCATCTCGGCCATGCGCGGTCGTTTCTGATCGCCTGGTGGCACGCGCGCTCGCGCGGCGGAAGAATCGTTTTGCGCCTGGAAGACCTCGACGTCGAACGCGTCAAGCCGAGCTTGATCGAGGCGACGATTGAAGACCTGCGCTGGCTCGGTCTCGATTGGGACGACGAGCCTTACGTGCAATCGCGCAGCGCGGCCGACATCGATGCGGCGGCGCAAGCGCTGCTCGACCGCGGCCTCGTCTACCCCTGCGTCTGTACGCGCAAAGAAATTCTCGCGGCGCAATCGGCGCCGCACGCGGGGGAAACCAGCACCGTCTATCCAGGGATTTGCCGCGGCAGGTTCAAGAATTTAGCTGATGCGGAAAGCGCCAGCGGCCGCCCTGCCGCGCTGCGCTTCATTGTTCCGGATAAACTCGTCCACATCGAAGATGAATTCCAAGGCGTGCGTGAATTCGACGCGCGCCGGCAGATCGGCGATTTTCCCATAGCGCGCAGCTTGGGGCTACCCGCCTATCAACTCGCCGTTGTCGTCGACGACGTCCGCCAGGGTGTGACGGAAATCGTCCGCGGCGCCGACTTGCTAGAAAGCTGCGCGCGCCAGTGGCTGCTGCAAGAAGCGTTGGGCTATCCGCACCCGCGCTGGTGGCATATTCCTCTTGTCACCGATGCCTCCGGGCGCCGCCTGGCCAAGCGCAGCGATGACGTCTCGCTGGCGCGCCTGCGCGGCGCCGGTGTCGACGCCTGGCAGATCGTCGCCTGGGTCGCACGTGGCGCGGGCATAGACATCGGCGATCGCGCCAACGCACGAGATCTCATCAGCTCGTTCGAAATGATGCGGCTACACAGATCCGAAGTTCGCGTTACGCCGGCTGATCTCGCCGCGTTTGGCTTGTAGCAAGCGGGCGCGATGAATCGCGCCCCTACTGCTTTCCGTTTTGCGTTTTTTGCGTATTTTGCAGCATTCTTATCTGCGCCGCAGTGACTAATTGCCGGTGAGGTGATCCAGCTTACCGAAAACCGTCTTTAGTTTGTCGAGCACAATCTTTGGTAGCGGCGGTTTGAGGATCGCGGCGATGTTTTCTTGGAGATGTTCGGGGTTGCCAGTGCCGGTGAGCACAATGTCAACGCCGCGCTCGTGGCGGCAAAAGCGATAGGCCGCCTCCGGCAGCGTCGCGGCGTCGCTCTCTTTCAAAATAAATCCGAGAGGGTCGTAGGCATCGAGTACTCCTTTCGCGATCGCGCCGTTGGCAACGAGCTCGGCGCACATCTCCTTGAGCCGCTTTGGCTGGCTAAGAGCGCGGCGCACGGCGAACATATTGAGCATGCCGACGCCGTCTTTCAGGGTCAGCGGAAAAAGTGTGTTACGCGCGGACGGATTGATCAAGCTAAACCCGACCATCACCACGTCTCACATATTTTCTCGCAGGCTTTGTTGCAGCATGGTGTGCGACGGGTCGGGGACAAAGCCCTCCGTCACACCGATGAAGCGAATCTTGCCCTGTTCTTTTAATTGGCGCATCGCCGGCATCAACCGTTCTTTGCAATACTGATAATCCTTCGGTTCGACGCCATGCAAGTGATAGACATCGATGTAATCTGTGCCAATCAACTTCAGGCTCTGTTCAAACCCTTTCTTTAGTTCCCCCGCAGGATCGGCATGATCTTCACTGGGCAGTGTCTTCTTGGTCGAGATGACGAGCGCATCGCGGCGCATCCCCGCGATCGCTTTACCGACCACCGCTTCGGTGCCGTAGGTCTGAGCCGTATCGAGAAAGTTGACGCCCAGGTCGATGGCTTGCCTGATTAGGGAGACCGCGTGCTGCTCCGAGTTTGGATCGTCGCGCATGCCTAGCCGGCTCGGCCCGCCGCAGCCGAGTCCCGCAACGCTGACTTTCAAACCGGTTTTTCCGAGAGTTGTGTATTCCATGGCACTC
This region of Deltaproteobacteria bacterium genomic DNA includes:
- a CDS encoding LLM class flavin-dependent oxidoreductase, translated to MRFGLEFGSYPSDVDPVEVCRQTTERAIVAHKNNFEALFVAQHYLCGPDAAILQSIPLLSYLAPQVPGMYLGTSILILPLHPPVMVAEYIATLDNLCGGKVLLGVGQGYRENEFKSFGVDLHERRGRLVEGVEVLRRLWSGETVSFQGKYYQLDKVNSQPRPLQRPCPPILLGADTLKTVGRVPEVADHWIASRRHTKTFLREALPVYKTALEKQGRPFKGLYIFRDLCIADSTREAEERIRDGYERRYLRYQQWGQPGEKYDLKFEELKRDRLVVGSPSEVVEQVLAYHQEFQAEVMWFMVDFPGMDPKFITETLQRFGAEVIPQVKKQLPNSPLP
- a CDS encoding tRNA glutamyl-Q(34) synthetase GluQRS, whose protein sequence is MSNTGPISSTTIVGRLAPSPTGHLHLGHARSFLIAWWHARSRGGRIVLRLEDLDVERVKPSLIEATIEDLRWLGLDWDDEPYVQSRSAADIDAAAQALLDRGLVYPCVCTRKEILAAQSAPHAGETSTVYPGICRGRFKNLADAESASGRPAALRFIVPDKLVHIEDEFQGVREFDARRQIGDFPIARSLGLPAYQLAVVVDDVRQGVTEIVRGADLLESCARQWLLQEALGYPHPRWWHIPLVTDASGRRLAKRSDDVSLARLRGAGVDAWQIVAWVARGAGIDIGDRANARDLISSFEMMRLHRSEVRVTPADLAAFGL
- a CDS encoding aldo/keto reductase, producing the protein MEYTTLGKTGLKVSVAGLGCGGPSRLGMRDDPNSEQHAVSLIRQAIDLGVNFLDTAQTYGTEAVVGKAIAGMRRDALVISTKKTLPSEDHADPAGELKKGFEQSLKLIGTDYIDVYHLHGVEPKDYQYCKERLMPAMRQLKEQGKIRFIGVTEGFVPDPSHTMLQQSLRENM